One Acropora palmata chromosome 2, jaAcrPala1.3, whole genome shotgun sequence genomic window carries:
- the LOC141874719 gene encoding uncharacterized protein LOC141874719, with protein MAILSSILRLTIMLPVLFLANSIQAKLHDGKVDEKIPINKTEMGKNIEEKTSQAIKKLENQFKATFMAYTSENKTAGETHPNLERTFRSLNVREKRSKGSWGSCKPLCKQRCLPTCNLVCCIAPPYNVPMKTVKKLEKQLGRAYARKKSDIKKPSVHKEITSKMHEAEKKRKGDKTVRSRCDTNCKKACLPSCNFKCCIVPKEH; from the exons atgGCCATACTTAGTAGCATACTACGTTTGACGATAATGCTTCCTGTATTATTTTTGGCAAATTCGATACAAGCCAAATTGCATGATGGGAAAGTAGATGAAAAAATACCAATAAACAAAACAG AGATGGGGAAAAATATAGAAGAGAAGACTTCACAAGCTatcaagaaacttgaaaaccAATTTAAGGCCACATTTATGGCGTACActtcagaaaacaaaactgctGGTGAAACTCATCCTAATCTTGAAAGAACATTCAGATCTTTAAATGTTAGGGAGAAAC GATCAAAAGGCTCTTGGGGTTCTTGTAAACCTCTTTGCAAACAACGATGTCTGCCAACATGTAACCTTGTTTGTTGTATCGCCCCGCCGTATAATGTACCGATGAAAACTGTTAAGAAGTTGGAGAAACAACTAGGGAGGGCATATGCCCGAAAGAAGAGCGACATCAAGAAACCTTCTGTACATAAGGAAATCACAAGCAAGATGCATGAAgcagagaaaaagagaaagggAGACAAGACAGTACGAAGCAGATGTGATACAAATTGCAAAAAGGCTTGCTTACCTTCCTGTAATTTTAAGTGCTGTATTGTTCCTAAGGAACACTAA